The Mastomys coucha isolate ucsf_1 unplaced genomic scaffold, UCSF_Mcou_1 pScaffold20, whole genome shotgun sequence nucleotide sequence TATACAGAGGACTTTTAAGAGTTTCAGCAGAGAAGGTTGCTCACCTTCTGTTGGACAATTCGGGTAAAGAGCTGTAAAACACGGCTCCGGACAAAGGAGTTCACATCGTGGCCATGAGCTTGCAAGATGTCCAAGAACTGATCTCTGGTTTCTCGAGCTGATTCTTCTAGTTGGTCACCATTTAGAACCTGCAGTACCATCTCAGCCATAGCTGCTAATACAGCATTGCGCATCATGTAattctgagagacagagagagagagagagagagagaaagagagagatattgAAACACATCTCTCCACTTCCACAAATACATTTCTTTCCCTAAACTCTTCTGCTCTGCTCTCAGTCTAGGGTAGGACTGCTTATGCTAAGCTGTGACTTTTCTGGTCAGCTCTCTAGTCTTTGTCCTCAAAAtcaaaaggccgggcagtggtggcgcatatctttaatccctgcatgtaggaagcagaggcaagcagatttctgagttcaaggccagcctggtctacagagtgagtttcaagacagctagggctacacagagaaaccctgtctcaaaaaaaaaaacaaccaaccaaccaaccaaacgaaaaaacaaagaagatacTGAGACCCAAGTGGATTTGTTTGTTCAGAAAAtgtcagaagaaaataaataagaaccaaAATCAAAGGATGGGGATTTATAGTCTGAAATGCTTGGAACACTGTATTTTGgatatctgtatatacatattatcTTAGGGATGGAATCTAAATCTAAATGCAAAATATATCtatgtttcaaatatttcacACACAAAGCCTTAAGGGTAATCACaggtaatttaaaaattgattttatgtGTCTAAGTGTTCAGCTTGCATCcacatctgtgtaccacatgtgtgcgtTATAGTCAGTGAATCCAGTGTCAGTGTAAACTGTGGACTTTGGGTACTGagctgtggaccaggctggcctcgaactcagaaatccgcctgcctctgcctcccaagcgctgggattaaaggcgtgcgccaccactgcccggtggtaGTGATCTATCAAGACCGGATGTTCTAGAattgggtgctaggaaccgaacccagctcctctgtaaaaaaaaaaaaaaaagtgcttttaaccaccaagccatctcatcagccccttagacaatatttttagtaattatatatatatgtaatatatatatatgtgttatatatatatatgaaatagtgTCATAGTGTGGAACTTTCCACCTGTGATGTCTACCTACTTGGAGTGTTTCAGAACCAGGATTTCGGTTGTTTAAACTGTACTTGAATATACTATCTGGGATTGGCAAGTTGGTTCAACAGGTGGGGTGCTTGTCACTAAGCttaatgatctgagtttgatacACAGGACCGGTGAAGGGAGAGAGCTAAtttccacacatatgtacacattatacatatatacataaagtaaatgaatatataattgtttttcttctgagacagggtctctcactatgCAGTCCTATCTGGCCTACAAGTAtgaagagcaggctggcctcagagagatttacctgcctctgtattctgggttctgggatttaagatgagtgccaccatgcctggcaaataacaattaaaaacccAAATCAGGTCTATCCATCAATGCACATTTGAGAAACATTTCTTCTTATCCTTTATATGAGGCCACAAAACGTTTGAGCCTTATGAATAAACATTTGCTTTCCTTCTTACCCCTTAGGGACACAGAAGAGCAGAAATCGACCTTGGTGCCAAAAAGTCCATTATGTAATCCGGTATAGAATAGGCCAGGGGATTGTCCCCCTGCCTCGGCCCAGAGAACCGTTGCACACAAATTAGATCACTGAGTAGACTGTCTTGGACATTTACCCAGGAGCCACCAGCGCTAGCCTGGGAAGAGGCCAGGTTAAGCGTCCAGGAAAGAGAAGTAAGAAGAACACCACAGTTTGGTTGAGACAGCTCATTGTTGGTAGAAATCGAGGCAACAAAGCAAGTGGCTCCAGGCCAAGGAGTGGATGGATTGAGCACCAAAGCTAAGTCATTCTCATTAGACAGGCTGTGGAATGGCTATCCAGTCTACCAGAACagcacaaaaccaaaaataacatttataaaagGGCCCCCCTGCATAGGAATGTCACAGTGATAAATCTAGATGACCTTGTCTTCTTTATGCAAAATTCTATTTTGGGGACAGTTTTGCTTTATAGTCTCAGCTGGGATCCTCTTTCCTCCCAGCCACTGGGTCGCAGATTCCAGGCGCACACTTCCATCCTAACTGAAAGctactttctcaaaaaacaacctAGAAGCCAGGTGTGGGTATGCAAAAAAAGGCTggaattccagtgcttgggaaaTAGTTtgaaattcaagtccagccttggctacacagcaagtttgaggcaagcctaggCTATGCAAGACACTGCAAAGGGAGaggggacaagagagagagagagagagagagagagagagagagagagagagagagagaggatggttATGAACCTTCACTAGGCATGGGAGCACATCTACAACTCTGGAACTTGGgggaacagccaaggctacatagcaagtcccacttatttttcttttgtgtatataaaatgcttgatatatgtgtttgtgtgggagcACGCCCGCACCACGGAGCATTTGCGGAATTCAAAGGACAACCCTGAGTGTCAGTGTGCTCTTTACCTCTGCACAGACTCACATGCAAGCGAAACACTCAGGCACATAAAACTGATTTAGAAACAAGTTTAAAGGAAAGACAAAACTTTAACATTTAGAGCATACTTACTATTAACATGTATAAATCCCTGGGctgattcccagaaccacattaaagtgaagaagataaagaagataaGATTTCAACACTAAAGCCCCTAGACAAATCCAAGATTCCCCAGACAGACTACCTCTCCATCCAGATGATCTAGCAAAATGCACATGCTGGACATCAGGACAGCTGGGATTCGCTCTGCTAGCTCGGCGAGGAAAACAGCAAAGCCCTTTGCCCCTGCTGTGTCTCGACTCAGCTCTTGTGCACACTTCTGTCCAATCTCTCTACACAGGGGAGAAAACACAGATATAGTAAGAGTACAGTCATTGAGTTCCCAATAAGGGAAGCCAACACAGGCTTCAGGGCTCAAGAAATCCAACATCATATGAACCCATCCCATCCCATGCCCCAGGAACACAGAAGCTCTGAGGAGTTAGTCACCTTACAATCTCTCCCACTATGCTCTTCATCCCGTAGTCTGTTACCCACAGACTCACAGCTGTCACCAGTACAGAGGGCAGGTGCTCAAAGTGCTGCAGCATCTGGATGATCTTCACGGTCGCACCTGGGAAGTCAAGCGTTAGGCATTCAGGGAGAACTGCAAAGCGGGGGCAGGAGGCAGGCGGGAGGCAACTTACTGAGCATATGGTTATAGCGGACCAAGGCCACCCCAAGTAGGTGTGCTATGGCCTCCTTGGTGGAGCGGTTCTTCTGGTGACCAATGGTGGGATTCTCCAAAAGGCGGTAGCAACAGCCAgtaaccaaactaaacaaaaaaagacgAACATGAAGAAATGAGCTGTCTGGAGTCCAGACACCAGGCAGCTCCTGTTAAATTCATCCTGTCCCTACTATGTCCACATCAAAGTTTCTAGTGCTCCATTCTTTCAGTCTAATCACCTTCTACATCAAGGATTCTTTCCTTCAGGATTTAGTAAATTGCAGCCAGTtaccataacaacaacaacaaaaaaaacagactgTAAGATCAAGATGGTAAGGCAAGGTTAGTGAAGACTTTTCATCATTAAAAATGGTCAGttcagcctggcggtggtggcacacgcctttaatcccagcacttgggaggcagaggcaggcagatttctgagttcgaggccagcctggtctacagagtgagttctaagatagccatggctacacagataaaccctgtctcgaaaaaaacaaaataaataaataaataaataaataaataaataaatggtcagTTCAGTCTTTACAGACTTTTAAATTATATCTGCTGTAACTAACTGACCATTTACTTTCactttggtttgtgtgtgtgtgtgtgtattcccatctgtgcatgtggaagccagaggtcaaccttgggtttCATTTCTCAGGAGCTGTTTGCCTCGTTCTTTGAAACTGGGCCTCTCACTGGACCTGGGGCTGGCtgtcccagagatctgcctgtgtctacCTCCTCGACACTGTTACACTTGGCTTTTGACATGAGTGTTGAGAGTCAAACTCAAGCCCTCACGACTGCGATGTAAGTGCTTTACAGCTGCCTCCCCAACCACTATTTATTTGGAAATAGAGCCTCACCACTCTGCAACCCTGCATGGCCCAGAAGTCtttatgttgaccaggctggccacaaactttCAAGAGATTGgctcgcctctgcctcccacgtgctaggattaatggtgtgcaccatGCACAAGGTTCACTTAAGGATTCttaataaacacattttcatGAATGTATGGGTATTAACAATGAGAATGCcattgtggtggcacatgcctttaatcccaggacttcggaggcaaaggcaagttaacctctgtgagttcaaacccAGTTTGATCTACATAGACTTCCAGGCCAAagagggctgcacagtgagacattgtctcacaaaaaggggggaggggacaagagagAAATACACATTCCATTCactatgtatgatgtatgtatgtatgtatgtatgtatgtatgtatgtaacacacACTTCTATGTATTGTTACAAATAGAATTAAGGGACGAAGTATTTAAAAGGCGTATCTAGCAAGACAAGCTCATTGTGCACGGCTCAAGATCACCAGCAGCCATCCTAGCCACCCACCTGACAAATTCTTCTTCAATTACTGAGTGGTTCCAAAGGTGGCGAATGTCCAGCTGGAGCAGCTGTGTTAAAAGCTGAAGAACTGGttgcctctcttcctcccagtcAAAGCCAAGGGCTGCCTTGGCCCGGGCTTTCTTACCCTAAAGTGAAGGCAGGGACCAATCAAAGAGAGTACCGTCATCTAGTCTCTGTACCCACACTCAGTATCAAGGCAAGGTCAGGCAGTCCCATAGAGGATAAGCTCTGGAACGCACAAGAACTACTTGTCAGGGAAGGAGATCTGGTCCTGAGTGCCCCCCCTAAACCCCAAGCAAGAACAGTAAACAAGCTAAAAATCACTGGTTTCTTTCCCATCAATTCCTTTTCCCTTCACATAAAATAGGCCAGGAATTTCCAATTACCTTCCCACCAATGTCCAGGTCAATCAAGCTTGTCCGGCTGGTCATATTCTCAAGGGACTCCAGGAAGCGTATCAGAGCATAGCAGTTCATCTTGAGGGCATTTAGGTGGGCGCTTCTATCTGATCCACTCAGAGCCGCATCATCCAGGAGGGATGACAGTTCCTGGGAGTGGCAGGATACCACTGTGAGGGGCAGAATCTGGGGGTTGGTCTCATTGGCTTTTTTCACGGAACCCAACTTCCAAACACTTAGCCCTTGTAGCCATCAGATTACCAAAGATCTGTGTGTCATCTCTCAGTGGCCATGACCCAGCTAAGCTCTTTGAGACCCCTGACCCTGGCATCACGAATATAGACTGTTCCTACTTTCATTCCAGTTACCACAATTCCTCCCTGGCAGCTGGAGAGTCACCCTGACAGGAGTGAGGTGGTTCAAAAAGTAGGAATATTTTTGTTGGTCTGCCCTTACAGTGAACGCACATTACTCTGTATCGACCACCAAGATTACAGACCTGAATAGGTCAGAGATCCCTGGACTTAGCCAGACCAACTGAATCACAACAGCCTTGATATCATCACATGGCTGAGCCCATGTAGGAACTGCTAAACACAACCGACACCTTCCAGCCCCTGCCCCCGGACCCCAGACACCTTTCTTCAGGAATTCCAGGGTGTCTTCCTTGAGGCCAGGTTCTATACTTCGAAAGTGACTATGAGGGAAAGAAAGTGTGGGAGTGAGACAGGAGCCTGCAGAGCCCATTCTCAAAGATCATCTTGAAGGACTCTAAGGGGAAATACTCAGGAAATTGTCAAGTAAACACAGTGGCAAGCTGGACAAACGCTCACCATGGATGTTAGCACCCAGAACCAATTATCAGTGAACCCATAATTTGGAATTTCAAAACTCACATGCAAAATATCAGAGAAACAGCCACCAGTTCTTTCAAAAAGCACTGGCTGTGGATTTCACTTACTGTAAAATGCTGTAGATTGTATCGAAGTGCTCCAGTATGGCAAGGGGCCCCTGAGCTCGGAAGGCTGACTGAAATGCTGGCAATGAAGGAGAAAAGACAGGACTTCTTGGTAAGTCTATTTTCCTCCAGAAGGCACGTAGTTGATGTTTCCTgaatctttgctttttgttttaccAAGATGACCACATAAGTGAGGCTTCCATCCTTCTCATCCGTTACATCAGAAGGTGGATGAGTCTAACATCACAGCCCATAGCTATAGCCTCAGCAGCTCGGGAGCCTATAGCTAAGAGATGCTACCACAGATCAGGCAAAGCGGCACCACCTTAGCACTGACACCAACTGAGCACCCAGCAGCATCTCTGCATTGCTCCACTCTAacactttttctcttttacaatttctttttttcgagacagggtttctctgtgtagccctggctatcctggaactcactctgtagtccaggctggcctcaaactcagaaatccgcctgcctctgtctcccaagcgccagaattaaaggtgtgcggcaccactgcccggctaatactTTTTCTTTACACAACTGCTTTCTACACCTGAGTCAAAAAGGGACGGCACACACAACAAGGTCAGGGACACAGCAGCCGACTACTCTATGATGTTTACACAATAACAAAATTGCCCGATGACACAGGTCTTAGAAGgcatcctgtttttgtttttttgttaaagatttatttatttattatatgtaagtacactatagctgtcttcagacacatagacatgggcatcagatcttgttatggatggttgtgagccaccatgtggttgctgggatttgaactcagcacctttggaaaagcagtcggtgctcttaaccgctgagccatctctccagcccagaaggcAGCCTGTTAAACAACATGCGAAGATAGAGCGGGGAACAGTAAGTTTGAGGTTATGCTACTCTCTGACTTCAGTCACATTTTTGGCTAAGACAAGCACATGTGGACAGATAGTACTGTGGTTTTTCCCAGattgttgttttctatttccattacTGTTTCTATATCTGCAAATGTGAATCCTATGTAAGAGTGGGTTGAGGGCTGGGTGGGcgtggaggcagaagcagggtcACACAGTGAGACTGCctcagaaaaaggaagggaagggaggggagctgAGGTGCCCAGGTACAAGACTGTAAATGTCCCTTAGGGTTGCTCTGCCCTACCTCAAAACACAGGTGTCTCTTTCCctcttaattagtaattaaatTGCTTACTTGTATTACTATGTGTTGGGTCTAGCCCCCATACCTGGTCACAGCGCACTCCTCCTGTTACTATGTGTGGAGTCTAGCTCCCCATACCTGGTCACAGCGCACTCCTCCTGTTACTATGTGTGGAGTCTAGCTCCCCACACCTGGTCACAGCGCACTCCTCCACCTGGTCTTGTGCTCTGGAATGTTttccctctgtcccctttctcttacttcttttttactttcaaaTCTTTTATAAGCATATACTCATTGTATAAATTAGGTTTTGTTACATTCTCTTTTTATGGGATGGGTTAGGACAAGGCTTCACTATGTcaatcaggctgaccttgaacccacagagaacagcctgcctctctctttccaaGTACTGGCatgaaaggcatgtaccaccacacctggctcattaCATTTTCATACACAAATATCATGCGCTTTAGTCATATTCACCACATTTCTCTCATAAAAATATGGAATGTTTCATcaggtggtggcggcacacgcctttaattacagcacccaagaggcagaggcacgtggatctctgtgatttcaaggcctggtctatagagtgaattccagaacagccagagctacacagaggaaccatgtctcgaaaaaaaaaaaaaaaccaaaaaacaaaaaaaccaaaccaacaaaacataTGGACTGTTTCCTGGGTCATGCTTCTTTCTGTCTCATTCCAACCTAGGTACCTGTGCTCCAGAAATGAGCTTTAAGTCCTCACGCTACAGGGTGGCCCAGGGTTACTTTCTATTTTCCAGGCCCAGTCCTGGAATCAACAATTCTTCGTGAATTCTGGCTCATTTTAGGGGAGAAGGGTTTGTAAAAACCCAAGCTCTAGGCACTGGACAGAATCACTGATGCTCCCAGATACTAAGAGCGGCTGAGGCCGGAGGATTGAAAACTCAGAAGCCTCACTTTGTACACACTGGGTAAGCATggtaccagctgagctacatccctagtccTTCTCTTGCATTTGATTCCATCCATGTTATTTTATTCACCAAGCCCCAGAAGTAATAGGCTATAGTATACGCATCTAACATGAAGCATGCAGTAAGCTATACCATTTTAAAAGCTTGTACacgaggcaggcggacttctgagttcgaggccagcctggtctacagagtgagttccaggacagccagggctacacagagaatcctgtctcaaaaaatcgaaaaccaaacaaacaaataaaagcttgTACACACATACTCTGTAATGATGTTTCCATAATAATGAACCCTCTATCGACAGGCCTCTCAGAACGTGTGCCACGTGGCGTTTTAAGTGACAAGCGGCTGTGTTTTGTATGCTGTTGCAGCTATGTTTCTCCTTCACTGCACATCCTGGAAACACAATCTAGTTTCTAAACAGTGTTCTCTGAGAAAAGGCGAGTCAAACACTATCACTACCCTTAGTAGTTCTAAACTTCATGCATTTATTGGATGTGTACTGGTATTTTGTTCTAtattgtgcacacacacctatatCTGTCcgtccttccatccatccacccacccatccatccatccacccatccatccacccacccatccatccacccacccacccatctatgtACCGCATACACAAGTCATACATAGTAGTGAGCTGCCTTATGAGTGCTGGcactcaaacctgggtcctctggaagaatagacaGTGCCTTTAAcctctaagccacctctccaaccccttcCTAGCCTACAATTACCAGGACTTTACATTGACACATAAAAAACCTTCCTCTCAAAAAGTAACTAAGTTAACCAAGACTGTCTCTTGAATAACCTAGGGAAGATGGCCCAGTACATTTTATGTCATGAATTCCATGTAGtgctaccaaacaaacaaacaaaaaaccccaaacgaagaaccccaacaacaacaaagaccagAGAACAGGAAAGATATTCCTGGCCCTCACAGGGTGTCACAGGGCTgcagaacagaaaggaaaatatcaTTATATGTGGTTGTCTTCTGTGGTTCAATGACAACCAATGGCGGCTTACCTTTAAGCTGGGATGGAAGATGCTTGATGGGCAATACCTCCTGGACAACATACTGATTCACACCTCCACTTTTCAGCAGCTCCTCTGGAGATAAGGGCAGATGGAATTCAAAGTTGTGGGGAGACATCTTTCTCCCACTGGTTCACCTAGAAACCAAATAGCAAAAAAGTCATGGTGTAAATCTATGAGTGTGTTGTCtttttattatgtgacaagaacaATTCTACTGAGTCTACCCCAGGCTCAGGTTCAGTTAtttttccatacacacacacacacacacatatattatatatatgttcaaaTGTTTTTCAGTCTTATAAGCTATATGAATCATCTTGTAAAATATAAGATCAGAGCCACACAAAATAGTACATGcttatatttatattccaaatacaCGGGGAATCAGTAGgatggagttcaaggctagcctctgaTACATGGTCTGGGTTGCAAGAGATCTATCTTGTCACTAAACACCCTCCCCCGCAAACCCCACCACCATAAAAGTAACTCTAGATGAGAATCCAATTCTTATCATTGAGTTCTCACGGTCTCCTTTGTAAAATGGTGTTACTCTGGGGATCAAATGAATCATAGGTTAAAAACTAGTAAAgaaccaagtgtggtggtgcatgcctatgaACATAACatctggaaggctgaggcaggactgctgagtttgaggccagccaggggctGCAGTGAGGACGCTGGGACTACATCTcaacaacaatacaaaaaaaaaatgaatgaacgaTTAAGTGACAATCAGTGTGAACATACAGCCTTATtgcttccattttaaaaaaagaaaaatccctaaAAAATATTTCACTAAGCATTGGGGTTCCACACTGCAGAATGGCAGAACATTAACTTCTACTTATCCTGTGTCTGATTCCGTAACTTCCTAATCTCAGTCTCATGGGGTGCATAACGAAACAACCAAACTTACAGATTGGGTAGTAAGGTTATGCGATTTTGCCCATATCACACATTCCGATTCTGATCTGTCGGACTCACAGCCATACTGGATCTCAAGGGCATCCCTACAAGACGTCGCTCCCGACCGCACTCTGGCAAAGGCTGCGCCACGTCCGGGACCTGATTTTCTCAACCTTTCCCTCCCCGCTTCCTCGCACAGCCACAGCTCACCGGGATCCCTCGACACCCCTCACCCGCCGCTTCTTCAACCGGAGATTCCCCgctgaaaaggaaggaagaaaacactaCGGCACGATGTACGCGCCAAAAAAAGAGGTAGCTTTTCAAGCTGGCGGAGAAACGCAGCCAATCCTCGGCAGGCTGAGACAGAGACCCGCCCCAGAGTCGGGCATCGCGCTCGCGGAGCCCGCAACTCCGAGTTCAAACCTCAACGGCTGCCCGGAGGCCAATCACGACGGAGGCTGGAGAAGCCGACCAATCACAGCCCAGGAGGCGGGGCAAGGCGAGGGGCGTGGCCTCGGCTCAGTGTGCTTTCACCGGCATCGCTACCGTAGTCGGCAAAGAATGGTTCCCCGTTCTTCCTCCGCAGGCCGGGAGGCAAGGCCAGGCTACTTAAACCAGCCCAGGTTTTAACCATGTGACGCTCAGCCCTGTAAACTCCGCGACAAAACTCTGCTGCGAGGCGCAAGGGGACCTTGCCGTAGCGCCGGGCTCCTGTCCTCCACTTCCCTCACAGTTGAGGAAGCCCAAGGAAATAGGAGAAGGCTTATTTTAATGGAACTTCAGTTTGGGGGCCTCCTTTTCTGCGACTACGAACAGCACAGCGGTCCAATACTTGCAGTGGGGGAACCGGAAGTACTTGGCTGGCCGCGCCGGATAGACCGGAACTTGGAGGGTGGGGTTTGTGGTAGTGCGGGCCAAGGCGGGTCAGCTCGCTAAGCTACCTGGGTAAGGCCTAAAATGGCTTCACTCCTGTGTTAGTCCGGCCTGGGACTGTAGTCTGTGCCTTGTCTTTGAAATTCACACCTGCTCCTCACTTTCCCGGCTGGTTTGCTGTCCCTACTGAGGTAGGCAGGCTAGAGTAATGGCAGGGAGCGTCCCTTGGGCGGCAGGTAGGAGACTGTGGGGCTGGATGCCCTCGGCCTGCAGAAGCTTCTCTCTGGGTAAGTGGCTAATGTGTAGATAGGACGGCTCGCTAACTGCTTGTTATAGCCGGTGCTCATGTTTCTCCTTTCCCCGTTCCTAGGTGTTCCACTGTCGCTCCATGTAAGGCTCACTCTTCCACCTCCCAAAGTGGTTGATCGCTGGAACGAGAAGAGAGCACTGTTTGGTGTATATGACAACATTGGGATCCTGGGTAGGACTTGATTCTCAGTTTCAGAAGGATTAGTATGCTTTTTCgactattttggttttatttgtgtaGAGAATAGTAACGTGCCCAGGGCAAGCTTGGTGGCCAGTCGGAGACACAGAAGAGTGTGGTACTCAGCTGTACACAGTTAGTAGTGAACTAACTAACACAGTTAGTAGTGAACTATTCCGAGTGCCAAAGCTAGTAAATGGTAGTAGtgtcaggatttgaacccaaACATTCTGGctgcaagtcttttttttttttttgattttttgagacagtgtttctctgtatagccctggctatcctggaactcactctgtagaccaggctggcctggaactcagaaatccacctgcctctgcctcccaagcgctgggattaaaggcgtgcgccaccactgcccggcttgctgCAAAGTctttattttaactttcttttttaaagtaagatttttgtgtatgtgtatttttctgAATGTATACCATGTACTGCTCAAGCAAGGACTGCAGGTTCAGGGTGTCACACTCCCCAGAACTTGCCTTACGGCAGGCAGTTGTGAATCTTCAGTtgagagtgctgggaattgaactctttAGAAGAGCAAGTGTTACAAAGACTCTATTATGCTGGTGTGCCTTGTCTGTAAATAGTTCTGATCAGGGAGATGAAACTGTGTCTaggctgccttctcttctcttgaAACTAGTATATTCTGTCACATTACAGGGAATTTCGAAAAGCATCCAAAAGAACTGATCAAGGGCCCAGTATGGCTTCGAGGATGGAGAGGAAATGAATTGCAGCGTTGTATCCGTAAGAAGAAGATGGTGGGAAGCAGAATGTTCCTTGAGGACCTGCACAACCTTAACAAACGAATCAACTATCTCTACAAACACTTTAACCGACATGGGAAGTACAGATAGAACTGGAAATTTGTCACCCTGCAGAAGGGGACTTTTCCCAGCAAGGAAAGAGCTTTGTGTGGTCTCTGTAATAAAAATGGGGCTTTTTTGGAATCTGATACACACAGTGCTGCACTTACTCATTCATGCACATTGAGGTCTGTCTCATCCCTAAGTCACATGATCTTCTGTTAAGATTACTTATTTACAGCCCAGTTATTCTTGTGGCCTTTATAGCAGTTAGAATCATTGATTGCTGgcacttttaaagaattttttttctgtaatcttGGAGCTGAAACCCAGGGGCTTGCTTGTTCTAGGGAAACACTCTGCCACA carries:
- the Mrpl51 gene encoding 39S ribosomal protein L51, mitochondrial, which gives rise to MAGSVPWAAGRRLWGWMPSACRSFSLGVPLSLHVRLTLPPPKVVDRWNEKRALFGVYDNIGILGNFEKHPKELIKGPVWLRGWRGNELQRCIRKKKMVGSRMFLEDLHNLNKRINYLYKHFNRHGKYR